A window from Primulina eburnea isolate SZY01 chromosome 2, ASM2296580v1, whole genome shotgun sequence encodes these proteins:
- the LOC140823004 gene encoding profilin-4-like yields the protein MSWQTYVDEHLMCDVDGVHLTAAAIIGLDGSVWAQSSTFPQFKPEEMSNIAKDFEEPGFLAPTGLYLGGHKYMVIQGEPGAVIRGKKGAGGITIKKTGQALIFGLYEEPMTPGQCNMVVEKMGDYLIDQGL from the exons ATGTCGTGGCAGACTTACGTGGACGAGCACTTGATGTGCGATGTAGACGGCGTTCACCTCACCGCCGCCGCCATCATCGGCCTAGACGGGAGCGTCTGGGCCCAGAGCTCCACCTTCCCTCAG TTCAAACCCGAGGAGATGTCTAACATTGCAAAGGATTTTGAGGAGCCTGGATTTCTTGCTCCCACTGGACTATACCTTGGAGGCCACAAGTATATGGTGATTCAAGGGGAGCCTGGCGCTGTTATTCGTGGAAAGAAG GGGGCAGGCGGTATAACCATAAAGAAAACTGGGCAAGCTCTCATTTTTGGCCTCTATGAGGAACCAATGACGCCTGGACAGTGCAACATGGTTGTTGAGAAAATGGGAGACTACCTTATCGACCAGGGCCTGTAG